In Chroogloeocystis siderophila 5.2 s.c.1, a genomic segment contains:
- a CDS encoding response regulator codes for MRVLVVDDEVDMQELMLAILEQYGAEVRVAASAAEALLLDAFQPDIFISDIGMPGVDGYMLMRQIRQRSRLPPMPESMTNNKHSPLDFRIILPSLSN; via the coding sequence GATGAAGTTGATATGCAAGAGTTGATGCTAGCAATCTTAGAACAGTATGGAGCCGAAGTGCGTGTCGCTGCATCCGCCGCTGAGGCATTGCTGCTGGATGCGTTCCAGCCGGATATCTTCATTAGCGATATTGGTATGCCAGGTGTTGACGGCTATATGCTGATGCGACAAATTAGGCAGCGATCGCGCTTACCGCCTATGCCGGAGAGTATGACCAACAACAAGCACTCACCGCTGGATTTCAGAATCATCTTGCCAAGCCTGTCGAACTAG